Proteins from a genomic interval of Caulobacter sp. NIBR1757:
- a CDS encoding TetR/AcrR family transcriptional regulator, producing MIDAPSPSRPSTEARRRQIQDAAAACFRRSGFHGASMQEIARTANLSVGQIYRYFENKEAIIEAIVEQDLADKREKFAEFYETPGDMAEHMVENCAGAIDKFWDRDRAALMLEVLAEAARNPRVAAILHRRDEQEHEMTEQFRSRIRRQGWTEEETELRGELITMMFDGMASRSINSNIDPARLSPVLKKVMGAILGVELPPHHPCPNDAATDKK from the coding sequence ATGATCGACGCCCCGTCCCCTTCCCGCCCCTCGACCGAGGCGCGCCGCCGGCAGATCCAGGACGCTGCGGCGGCCTGTTTCCGGCGTTCGGGATTTCATGGGGCGAGCATGCAGGAGATCGCCAGGACGGCGAACCTCAGCGTCGGCCAGATCTATCGCTACTTCGAAAACAAGGAAGCGATCATCGAGGCCATCGTCGAACAGGACCTGGCCGACAAGCGCGAGAAGTTCGCCGAGTTCTACGAGACCCCGGGCGACATGGCCGAACATATGGTCGAGAACTGCGCCGGGGCCATCGACAAGTTCTGGGACAGGGACCGCGCCGCCCTGATGCTCGAGGTGCTGGCCGAAGCGGCCCGCAACCCCAGGGTCGCCGCCATCCTGCATCGCCGTGACGAGCAGGAACACGAGATGACCGAGCAGTTCCGCAGCCGCATTCGTCGCCAGGGCTGGACCGAGGAAGAGACGGAACTGCGTGGCGAGTTGATCACCATGATGTTTGACGGCATGGCCTCGCGGTCGATCAACAGCAACATCGACCCCGCCCGCCTGTCGCCGGTTCTCAAGAAGGTGATGGGGGCGATCCTGGGCGTCGAGCTCCCGCCGCATCACCCCTGCCCGAACGACGCGGCCACCGACAAAAAGTGA
- a CDS encoding efflux RND transporter periplasmic adaptor subunit: MRQRSPRDTRPRTSSIQAGAIALTLAAMALSGCGDGNANAQNGFGGPAQVGVLVARAEPVTLTTELQGRTSAVLVSEVRPQVGGIIKSRHFVEGGLVRAGQLLYQIDPATYQAAYDSARAGLAQAEAARDSAKLKADRYGALAATGAVSKQDNDDAQSAFKQAQANVAFQKAAVDTARINLNFTRVTAPISGRIGKSSVTPGALVTASQVAPLATVQKMDAVYVDLSQSSTDLLKLRARLSSGQLDQSGTTAVKLILEDGSEYPIEGRLAFSDVTVDAGTGSIGLRAVFANPQGTLLPGMYVRARLTTGVAADAILVPQTAVTRDPKGGASVLVVGADNKAQTRAVTADQTKGDKWVVTAGLKPGDKVIVEGLQSVQPGGDVRVAQAGAPAQAAAGKR; the protein is encoded by the coding sequence ATGCGTCAGCGCTCCCCGCGAGACACCCGTCCGCGCACCTCCTCGATTCAAGCGGGCGCCATCGCCCTGACCCTGGCTGCGATGGCCCTGTCCGGCTGCGGCGACGGCAACGCCAATGCCCAGAATGGTTTTGGCGGTCCGGCCCAGGTCGGCGTCCTGGTGGCCAGGGCCGAGCCGGTCACCCTGACCACCGAGCTGCAGGGCCGCACCTCGGCGGTGCTGGTCTCCGAAGTGCGGCCGCAGGTCGGCGGCATCATCAAGAGCCGCCACTTCGTCGAGGGCGGCCTGGTTCGCGCCGGCCAGCTGCTCTACCAGATCGATCCGGCCACCTATCAGGCGGCCTATGACAGCGCCCGGGCGGGCCTGGCCCAGGCCGAGGCGGCGCGCGATTCGGCGAAGCTGAAGGCCGACCGCTACGGCGCCCTGGCCGCCACCGGCGCGGTCAGCAAGCAGGACAACGACGACGCCCAGTCGGCCTTCAAGCAGGCCCAGGCCAACGTCGCCTTCCAGAAGGCCGCCGTCGATACGGCCCGCATCAACCTGAACTTCACCCGCGTCACCGCCCCGATCAGTGGACGGATCGGCAAGTCGAGCGTCACGCCCGGCGCCCTGGTCACCGCCAGCCAGGTCGCCCCGCTGGCCACGGTCCAGAAGATGGACGCCGTCTACGTCGATCTCAGCCAGTCCTCGACCGATCTGCTCAAGCTGCGGGCCCGCCTGTCCAGCGGTCAGCTCGACCAGTCCGGCACGACGGCGGTGAAGCTGATCCTCGAGGACGGAAGCGAGTATCCGATCGAGGGCCGCCTGGCCTTCTCCGACGTGACGGTTGATGCCGGCACCGGCTCCATCGGCCTGCGCGCCGTCTTCGCCAACCCGCAAGGGACGTTGTTGCCCGGCATGTATGTCCGCGCCCGTCTGACCACGGGCGTAGCCGCCGACGCCATCCTGGTGCCGCAGACGGCCGTCACCCGCGACCCCAAGGGCGGCGCCAGCGTCCTGGTCGTCGGGGCCGACAACAAGGCCCAGACGCGGGCCGTCACGGCCGACCAGACCAAGGGCGACAAATGGGTGGTCACCGCCGGCCTCAAGCCTGGCGACAAGGTCATCGTCGAGGGGCTGCAATCGGTGCAGCCAGGGGGCGACGTGCGCGTGGCCCAGGCCGGCGCGCCCGCTCAAGCCGCCGCCGGCAAGCGCTAG
- a CDS encoding efflux RND transporter permease subunit has translation MLSRFFIDRPIFAWVLAIIVMLAGALSIMNLPIAQYPSIALPQVSISASYPGASAKTVEDSVTQIIEQKMKGLDGLQYMSSSSDGSGQASTTLTFSAGTDPDIAQVQVQNKLQSATALLPNEVQQQGLTVAKSARNFMMVVGLFSPDGSKSSTDLGDYAASTLVDAISRVDGVGEVQLFGSQYAMRIWLDPVKMAGVGVTPTDISNAIKAQNAQVSAGQIGGPPTAAGASLNATITAQTRLSTPEEFRQIVVKSTTDGSAVRLSDVARVELGADSYQSASRFNGKPAAGFAIKLAAGANALDTAGRVNKELEAQSKVFPEGISYAIGYDSTPFVEKSIEEVVKTLAEAMVLVFLVMFVFLQNWRATLIPAIAVPIVLLGTMAVLFAFGYSINTLTMFALVLAIGLLVDDAIVVVENVERLMSEEGLSPKEATKKSMGEITGALIGIAAVLSAVFVPMAFFGGSQGVIYRQFSITLVTAMVLSVFVALVLTPALCATLLKPVGKGHAYTDKGVFGWFNRNFNKGRDWYAGFVATMFGRSLRYLAIFAGILVVMGILFVRLPSSFLPPEDQGMMMVQVQLPAGSTQDQTLNTLRKVENHFLVDEKDAVQSMFTVAGFSFSGAGQNAGIGFIRLKPFEDRTSAKLRAPAIADRAMGAFGQIREAMIFALVPPAVTELGNSSGFDLQLKDVGGVGHEALLAARGQLLGMAGQEKAVTGVRPNGQDDTSQLKLTVDQAKAQALGLSISDINTTISSALGGSYVNDFIDRGRVKKVYMQADAPYRSRPEDLSQIQLRNNAGQMVPLSAVAEVSWTYGPSRLERYNGVPSVNIQGSAAAGKSSGDAMKAMESLIGKLPAGIGYEWTGLSLQEQESGGQAPMLYGISILVVFLLLAALYESWTIPIAVILAIPLGVLGAVLATTLRGLSNDIYFQVGLLTTMGLAAKNAILIVEFAREAMAKGAELIDATLEAVRIRLRPILMTSLAFMFGVLPLAISNGAGSGAQNAVGTGVIGGLLFGVVLGLVFVPLFFVLVQRFFKRKPKAATPVLAQPSLANPSLEGGAQ, from the coding sequence ATGCTCTCGCGCTTTTTCATCGACCGCCCGATCTTTGCCTGGGTGCTGGCCATCATCGTCATGCTGGCCGGCGCTCTCTCGATCATGAACCTGCCGATCGCGCAGTATCCGTCCATCGCCCTGCCGCAGGTGTCGATCAGCGCCAGCTATCCCGGCGCCTCGGCCAAGACGGTCGAGGACAGCGTCACCCAGATCATCGAACAGAAGATGAAGGGTCTGGACGGCCTGCAGTACATGAGCTCGTCCAGTGACGGCTCGGGCCAGGCCAGCACCACCCTGACCTTCTCCGCCGGCACCGACCCGGACATCGCCCAGGTCCAGGTGCAGAACAAGCTGCAGTCGGCCACCGCCCTGTTGCCCAACGAGGTGCAGCAGCAGGGGCTGACCGTCGCCAAATCGGCCCGCAACTTCATGATGGTCGTCGGCCTCTTCTCGCCGGACGGCTCAAAGAGCAGCACTGACCTCGGCGACTACGCCGCCTCGACCCTGGTCGACGCCATCAGCCGCGTCGACGGCGTCGGCGAGGTGCAGCTGTTCGGCTCGCAATACGCCATGCGCATCTGGCTGGACCCGGTGAAGATGGCCGGCGTCGGGGTCACCCCGACCGACATCTCCAACGCCATCAAGGCCCAGAACGCCCAGGTCTCGGCCGGCCAGATCGGCGGCCCGCCGACCGCGGCGGGCGCCTCGCTCAACGCCACCATCACCGCCCAGACGCGGCTGAGCACGCCCGAGGAGTTCCGCCAGATCGTCGTCAAGTCGACGACCGACGGTTCGGCCGTGCGGCTGTCGGATGTCGCCCGCGTCGAACTGGGGGCCGACAGCTATCAATCCGCCTCCCGCTTCAACGGCAAGCCGGCGGCCGGTTTCGCCATCAAGCTGGCGGCCGGGGCCAATGCCCTGGACACCGCCGGGCGGGTCAACAAGGAACTGGAAGCGCAGTCGAAGGTCTTCCCCGAAGGCATCAGCTACGCCATCGGCTACGACTCCACCCCGTTCGTGGAGAAGTCGATCGAGGAGGTGGTCAAGACCTTGGCCGAGGCCATGGTTCTGGTCTTCCTGGTCATGTTCGTCTTCCTGCAGAACTGGCGCGCCACCCTGATCCCGGCCATCGCCGTGCCGATCGTGCTGCTCGGCACCATGGCCGTGCTGTTCGCCTTCGGTTACTCGATCAACACCCTGACGATGTTCGCCCTGGTGCTGGCCATCGGCCTGCTGGTCGATGACGCCATCGTCGTGGTCGAGAACGTCGAGCGCCTGATGAGCGAGGAGGGCCTCAGTCCCAAGGAGGCCACCAAGAAGTCGATGGGCGAGATCACCGGCGCCCTGATCGGCATCGCCGCGGTGCTGTCGGCGGTGTTCGTGCCGATGGCCTTCTTCGGTGGGTCGCAGGGGGTCATCTACCGCCAGTTCTCGATCACCCTGGTCACGGCCATGGTGCTGTCGGTCTTCGTCGCCCTGGTGCTGACGCCGGCCCTCTGCGCCACCCTGCTGAAGCCGGTCGGAAAGGGCCACGCCTATACGGACAAGGGCGTCTTCGGATGGTTCAACCGCAACTTCAACAAGGGCCGCGACTGGTACGCCGGTTTCGTGGCCACGATGTTCGGGCGCAGCCTCCGCTACCTGGCCATCTTCGCCGGCATCCTGGTCGTAATGGGCATCCTGTTCGTCCGCCTGCCGTCCAGCTTCCTGCCGCCGGAAGACCAGGGGATGATGATGGTCCAGGTGCAGCTGCCCGCCGGCTCGACCCAGGACCAGACCCTGAACACCCTGCGCAAGGTCGAGAACCACTTCCTGGTCGATGAGAAGGACGCGGTGCAGTCGATGTTCACCGTCGCCGGCTTCAGCTTCTCCGGGGCCGGCCAGAACGCCGGCATCGGCTTCATCCGGCTCAAACCCTTCGAGGACCGCACCTCGGCCAAGCTGCGCGCGCCGGCCATCGCAGACCGGGCCATGGGGGCCTTCGGCCAGATTCGCGAGGCGATGATCTTCGCCCTCGTTCCTCCGGCGGTGACCGAGCTGGGCAACAGCTCCGGCTTCGACCTGCAGCTGAAGGACGTCGGCGGCGTCGGTCACGAGGCCCTGCTGGCGGCGCGTGGCCAGCTGCTGGGCATGGCCGGCCAGGAGAAGGCCGTCACCGGCGTTCGGCCCAACGGCCAGGACGACACCTCGCAGCTGAAGCTGACGGTCGACCAAGCCAAGGCCCAGGCGCTGGGCCTCTCCATCAGCGACATCAACACCACCATCTCCAGCGCCCTGGGCGGGTCGTACGTCAACGACTTCATCGACCGCGGCCGGGTCAAGAAGGTCTACATGCAGGCGGACGCCCCGTACCGCAGCCGGCCCGAGGACCTCAGCCAGATCCAGCTGCGCAACAACGCCGGCCAGATGGTGCCGCTCAGCGCCGTGGCCGAGGTCAGCTGGACCTACGGACCCTCGCGGCTGGAGCGGTACAACGGCGTGCCCTCGGTCAACATCCAGGGCTCGGCCGCCGCCGGCAAGAGCTCGGGCGACGCCATGAAGGCCATGGAGAGCCTGATCGGCAAGCTGCCGGCCGGAATCGGCTACGAATGGACCGGCCTGTCGCTGCAGGAGCAGGAGTCGGGCGGCCAGGCGCCGATGCTGTACGGCATCTCCATCCTGGTGGTCTTCCTGCTGCTGGCCGCCCTCTACGAGAGCTGGACCATCCCCATCGCCGTCATCCTGGCCATCCCGCTGGGGGTGCTGGGGGCGGTGCTGGCGACCACCCTGCGGGGTCTCAGCAACGACATCTACTTCCAGGTCGGTCTGCTGACGACCATGGGGCTGGCGGCCAAGAACGCCATCCTGATCGTCGAGTTCGCCCGCGAAGCCATGGCCAAGGGGGCGGAGCTGATCGACGCCACCCTGGAGGCGGTGCGTATCCGCCTGCGACCGATCCTGATGACCAGCCTGGCCTTCATGTTCGGGGTGCTGCCGCTGGCCATCTCCAACGGGGCCGGTTCCGGGGCGCAGAACGCCGTCGGCACCGGGGTCATCGGCGGCCTGCTGTTCGGGGTCGTCCTGGGTCTGGTCTTCGTGCCGCTGTTCTTTGTGCTGGTGCAGCGGTTCTTCAAACGCAAGCCGAAGGCGGCAACGCCCGTGCTGGCCCAACCTTCGCTGGCCAACCCCTCGCTGGAAGGAGGCGCCCAATGA
- a CDS encoding efflux transporter outer membrane subunit, which produces MNRALVAAILMASTALSACASMAPAYETPVLPVAQSWPDGAAAGQTASAADLAWKDVYQDARLQGVIQLALDQNRDLRVAVLNIERARAQYRVQRASSLPSVDAGVSGSSSRTPGEVAGTPSAVESDSYSASLGVTAYELDLFGRVRSLNDAALQTYLATAETRRAVQISLIAETATAWVTLAADQDLLTVSQNTLKSSEESLALTRRRQEGGAANLLEVRQAETLVEQARGDLATAQAQVARDRNALTLLAGTDVPADMLPTGDLRGLAIRHDLPAGVPSEVLARRPDVLSAEHSLRGMNANIGAARAAFFPRITLTASAGSASTELSGLFGGGSGAWSFAPAVSLPIFDGGANAANLRVAKVDHDIALAQYEKTVQTAFREVSDALAVQTTLNRRLEAATRLLIAAQDAERLSRIRYEQGIDSYLVLLDAQRTRYSAEKALVALWLVRAQTSATLYKALGGGATA; this is translated from the coding sequence ATGAACCGCGCCCTTGTCGCCGCCATCCTGATGGCCTCCACCGCCCTCTCGGCCTGCGCCTCCATGGCGCCGGCCTATGAGACGCCCGTCCTGCCGGTGGCCCAGTCGTGGCCGGACGGGGCGGCGGCGGGACAGACGGCCAGCGCCGCCGACCTGGCCTGGAAGGATGTCTATCAGGACGCGCGCCTGCAGGGCGTCATCCAGCTGGCCCTCGACCAGAACCGCGACCTGCGGGTCGCCGTGCTGAACATCGAGCGAGCGCGGGCCCAGTACCGCGTCCAGCGCGCCAGTTCCCTGCCGTCCGTCGATGCCGGCGTCTCCGGCTCGAGCTCGCGCACGCCGGGCGAGGTGGCCGGAACCCCGTCGGCCGTCGAGTCGGACAGCTACAGCGCCAGCCTCGGCGTCACGGCCTATGAGCTGGACCTGTTCGGCCGGGTGCGAAGCCTCAACGACGCGGCCCTGCAGACCTATCTGGCCACCGCCGAGACCCGGCGGGCGGTGCAGATCAGCCTGATCGCCGAGACGGCCACCGCCTGGGTGACGCTGGCCGCCGACCAGGACCTGCTGACCGTTTCGCAAAACACGCTCAAATCCAGCGAAGAGTCCCTTGCGCTGACCAGGCGGCGGCAGGAGGGCGGGGCCGCCAACCTGCTGGAGGTGCGTCAGGCCGAGACCCTGGTCGAACAGGCAAGGGGCGATCTGGCCACCGCCCAGGCCCAGGTGGCCCGCGACCGCAATGCCCTGACCCTGCTGGCCGGAACCGACGTGCCGGCCGACATGCTGCCGACCGGGGACCTGCGGGGCCTGGCCATCCGCCACGACCTGCCGGCCGGGGTGCCGTCGGAGGTGCTGGCCCGGCGGCCCGACGTGCTGTCCGCCGAGCACAGCCTGCGGGGCATGAACGCCAACATCGGCGCCGCCCGCGCGGCCTTCTTCCCGCGCATCACCCTGACCGCCAGCGCCGGCTCGGCCAGCACCGAGCTGTCGGGACTGTTCGGCGGCGGCTCGGGCGCCTGGAGCTTCGCCCCGGCCGTCAGCCTGCCGATCTTTGACGGGGGGGCGAACGCGGCAAATCTCAGGGTTGCAAAGGTCGATCACGACATTGCGCTCGCCCAGTATGAGAAAACCGTCCAGACCGCTTTCCGCGAGGTTTCCGACGCCCTGGCCGTTCAAACGACGCTCAACAGGCGACTTGAGGCGGCGACTCGCCTTTTGATCGCCGCGCAGGATGCCGAGCGGCTTTCAAGAATCCGCTATGAGCAGGGCATAGATAGCTATCTGGTCTTGCTAGATGCCCAAAGAACCAGATACAGCGCAGAGAAGGCTTTGGTTGCGCTATGGCTTGTGAGGGCGCAAACTTCTGCCACACTGTACAAGGCGTTGGGGGGCGGAGCGACGGCCTGA
- the rutC gene encoding pyrimidine utilization protein C: MPKTVITPPGTVTPIAPFSPGTLADGVVYVSGTLAFDKDNNVAHVGDAEGQTRQVLETIKSVIETAGGTMDDVTMNHIFLKDWADYGAMNKVYAEYFPGEKPARFCIVCGLVRPDFLVEIASIAHIGK, translated from the coding sequence ATGCCCAAGACCGTCATCACCCCGCCCGGGACCGTCACCCCCATCGCCCCCTTCTCGCCCGGAACCCTGGCCGATGGCGTGGTCTACGTCTCCGGCACCCTGGCCTTCGACAAGGACAACAACGTCGCCCATGTCGGCGACGCCGAGGGCCAGACGCGGCAGGTGCTGGAGACCATCAAGTCGGTGATCGAGACCGCCGGCGGGACCATGGACGACGTCACCATGAACCACATCTTCCTCAAGGACTGGGCCGACTACGGCGCCATGAACAAGGTCTATGCGGAGTATTTCCCGGGTGAGAAGCCGGCTCGCTTCTGCATCGTCTGCGGCCTGGTGCGGCCCGACTTCCTGGTCGAGATCGCCTCGATCGCCCACATCGGGAAATAA
- the rutB gene encoding pyrimidine utilization protein B — protein MSSLRDRPQSMAQARPGAVMLPARPEAVPLSPNDTALIVVDMQNAYASPDGYLDKAGFDIAGAAAVIGQIAQATEAARSAGVQVVYFQNGWDPDYVEAGGEGSPNWWKSNALKTMREKPELEGKLLAKGGWDYELVEALKPQSGDIVIQKPRYSAFFNTSLDSVLRARGIRNLVFVGIATNVCVESTLRDAFHLEYFSVMLEDAVHQAGPAFLQEATVYNVEKFFGWVSNTADFCGAIRQAPPT, from the coding sequence ATGTCGTCCCTGCGTGATCGTCCGCAATCGATGGCGCAGGCGCGGCCGGGGGCGGTGATGCTGCCGGCCCGTCCGGAAGCCGTGCCGCTGAGCCCGAACGACACGGCGCTGATCGTCGTCGACATGCAGAACGCCTACGCCTCGCCGGACGGCTATCTCGACAAGGCCGGCTTCGACATCGCCGGCGCCGCCGCCGTCATCGGCCAGATCGCCCAGGCGACCGAGGCGGCCCGGTCGGCCGGCGTGCAGGTGGTCTATTTCCAGAACGGCTGGGACCCGGATTACGTCGAGGCCGGCGGCGAGGGATCGCCCAACTGGTGGAAGTCCAACGCCCTGAAGACCATGCGCGAGAAGCCCGAACTGGAGGGCAAGCTGCTGGCCAAGGGCGGCTGGGACTATGAGCTGGTCGAGGCCCTGAAACCCCAGTCCGGCGACATCGTCATCCAGAAGCCGCGCTACAGCGCCTTCTTCAACACCTCGCTGGACTCGGTGTTGCGCGCCCGGGGCATCCGCAATCTGGTGTTTGTCGGAATCGCCACCAACGTCTGCGTGGAATCGACCCTGCGCGACGCCTTCCACCTGGAATACTTCAGCGTCATGCTGGAGGACGCCGTCCACCAGGCGGGCCCGGCCTTCCTGCAGGAGGCCACCGTCTACAACGTCGAGAAGTTTTTCGGCTGGGTGAGCAACACCGCCGATTTCTGCGGGGCGATCCGCCAGGCCCCGCCAACCTGA
- the rutA gene encoding pyrimidine utilization protein A, with the protein MDIGVFIPIANNGWIMSATSPQYMPTFELNKQVTLKAEKYGLDFALSMIKLHGFGGETEFWDYALESFTLMAGLAAVTSKIKLYASVPVLAIPAPIAARMAVTIDSISNGRFGINIVSGWQKAEYDQMDIWPGEKHFLNRYDFCAEYVTVMKELWRDGESNFKGEFLTMKDCKLLPKPQADIKIVCAGQSQTGVDFAAKYADYNFCFGMGLNEPKKCAEAVARNVAAAKKAGSNTGALLLFMIIADETDEAAMEKWEHYKKGADLDAIAWMNHQGEADPRASLDVSAIYMSRPPSAMNLNIGTLVGSYETVAKLMDEIAEVEGAAGVLLTFDDFLIGLDQFGQRIQPLMKTRADVVPA; encoded by the coding sequence ATGGACATCGGCGTTTTCATTCCTATCGCCAACAACGGCTGGATCATGTCGGCGACCTCGCCGCAGTACATGCCGACGTTCGAGCTGAACAAGCAGGTGACGCTGAAGGCCGAGAAGTACGGGCTGGATTTCGCCCTCTCGATGATCAAGCTGCACGGCTTCGGCGGCGAGACCGAGTTCTGGGACTATGCCCTCGAGAGCTTCACCCTGATGGCCGGCCTGGCGGCCGTGACCAGCAAGATCAAGCTCTATGCCTCGGTGCCGGTGCTGGCCATTCCGGCCCCGATCGCGGCGCGGATGGCGGTGACCATCGACTCGATCTCGAACGGACGGTTCGGGATCAACATCGTCTCCGGCTGGCAGAAGGCCGAGTACGACCAGATGGATATCTGGCCGGGCGAGAAGCACTTCCTCAATCGCTACGACTTCTGCGCCGAGTATGTGACGGTGATGAAGGAGCTGTGGCGCGACGGGGAGTCGAACTTCAAGGGTGAGTTCCTCACCATGAAGGACTGCAAGCTGCTGCCCAAGCCGCAGGCCGACATCAAGATCGTCTGCGCCGGCCAGAGCCAGACCGGCGTCGATTTCGCCGCCAAGTACGCCGACTACAACTTCTGCTTTGGCATGGGGCTGAACGAGCCGAAGAAGTGCGCCGAGGCGGTGGCCCGCAATGTCGCCGCCGCCAAGAAGGCCGGGTCGAACACCGGCGCCCTCCTCCTTTTCATGATCATCGCCGACGAGACGGACGAGGCGGCGATGGAGAAGTGGGAGCACTACAAGAAGGGCGCCGACCTCGACGCCATCGCCTGGATGAACCACCAGGGCGAGGCCGATCCGCGTGCGTCGCTGGACGTCAGCGCCATCTACATGAGCCGGCCGCCGTCGGCGATGAACCTCAACATCGGCACCCTGGTGGGATCGTACGAGACGGTCGCGAAGCTGATGGACGAGATCGCCGAGGTCGAGGGCGCCGCCGGCGTGCTGCTGACCTTCGACGACTTCCTCATCGGCCTCGACCAGTTCGGCCAGCGCATCCAGCCGCTGATGAAGACGCGCGCCGATGTCGTCCCTGCGTGA